From one Nematostella vectensis chromosome 7, jaNemVect1.1, whole genome shotgun sequence genomic stretch:
- the LOC5506160 gene encoding uncharacterized protein LOC5506160, which produces MSSDESDESALLTRNTKRRRLARLESLSSDSEGELDLDINSRISVTKRNLVKTPKTESQIRRSKRSNLKSSSESDNEDNYSNNSSPKPSPKTPRTRKSSNGRNLAGNSCPTPTSRSSERLRQKASREFKLPQRDKALESISPGVLRNVELEEERCNSLRPCRLVNDFIRERNSYVTERAADCYPSGDSLSDFIDDDGDDDGHNPTSSSDDSSPKIKPWSKLRSGVEDDQQAVTSRERQEEIGFPSEDSDVPLSRIRRRHGESKSKQVPESDDSSDGVIMKSTQKRRLSSSRKCVITDSSSCDDPYEDKQSVKREKDLPVKKAPTARPKSRRARTLARKKEDSKQQLFTELKEKRKMAKLEPKTRIAQKAKVQESPETSEDEEYNDTCDLALSIWGELGDSDEYEKDFVVSNDESEDGMNSEEASHFIKLLDTFSHKGGNIESAEQNKQYIEKSPRKHKLGKRLSKWNRIVKQDESESEDGTLAECTTDQNKSIPLHLAILDDDINGAKKCLEDSADSIYERGPSKRTALHLVALQGNAIMMRILLRYGADRTALDKYGFPAIAYAANGHPDCLKVLLDRVDLKSINKTLMKSKSGMNMLHFAIGEDRSGSGCSTRGRCMDMLFSHDKKACVKVLERRDSRGLSPLAAAIYAGQHQCAAILLKYGANPNTFKTANGGNMLHFAVECASYLEGGNDFNNSLCLRQLLNPLKLVIDQRDQEHDFTPLMQSCLSGNADCLAALIDAGATVMITDSHKTSALHLAAMAGNTRCVQLLLDSGHPVDCLDKYGWPPLLYANFKAQESCVLALMKPKPEQLFVLGDLLKKPSNEAQKEKTFKVVKNALISLANHDAYYTVFNDFIRRNPEMLEENNHGLLQCTWRAILDFDNKRRWFRAKIRTLKSSFSAGGSRSLSVDRSDVLGSAMQQLARLQPHVFRRPFCVTFRNESGICTGPKKEFFICLCKDAVDPKRGLFTLTDDSQFSPLPNAYFARFTKDVGQKGVDAGKAGGKANFTTADQEGSTQTNIGGTVAAVITETSHSQTASGITECADNGCLTTRETASCSNEELLVPVDRIDAINADRSASIIPGEIGNNLGDQEADAVVAGSFRADSGRSLDEELIDICVVTSLVVAGTSSLGNRQAVEHVTENCSDSELMAAVMMEQEVDQELVSDLTPANRDNETIDSQENDGDQKTDNAVTRESLEGVFRRTDQGVSGMVDQGNSGSIDQQGSHASETMSLGADQATEGGDLPRNTNITQSIISETELHSSLHSSSVAGNPEDQEKTWMKCEEWNPETNVSVALRLKLRQLRLIGRLIGAAICDDLLLSLHLSKPFVKQILGIPLSHPDDLSSFDHELHSNQITWVQENSVDDLGFTFSIDATNPWTGRPVTIDLSENPDEELTDSNKSEYVKLVSQFKLQDSIAAEVKELAGGLNEVVPQDLLSFFTADEFSLLINGVSKIDVQDWRANTLYRGCKESDEIITWLWKTIASLKEEEKALLLKFSTGSPCVPIGGFAALQGLSGANKFTVSKIMGVNKIPEASTCFNLLKLTNYESEKQLREKLLIAIRHGSEGFSFA; this is translated from the exons ATGTCGAGTGACGAAAGCGACGAGTCTGCTTTGTTAACTCGAAACACCAAACGGAGACGACTAGCTCGATTGGAATCGCTCTCTTCGGATTCTGAGGGTGAACTTGACCTCGATATAAATTCTAGAATCAGCGTGACAAAAAGGAACTTAGTCAAAACTCCTAAGACTGAAAGTCAAATACGGAGGAGTAAAAGATCTAATTTAAAAAGTTCGTCAGAGTCTGATAATGAGGACAACTATTCCAATAACAGCTCACCTAAACCTTCACCCAAAACACCTCGAACCAGGAAAAGTAGTAATGGACGAAACTTGGCGGGAAATTCCTGTCCTACTCCAACATCTAGAAGCTCTGAGAGACTGAGACAAAAGGCCTCAAGGGAGTTTAAACTTCCACAGAGGGATAAGGCTCTGGAAAGCATTTCACCTGGAGTTTTGAGGAACGTTGAGTTAGAAGAAGAAAGGTGTAACTCTCTACGTCCTTGTCGGCTGGTAAATGACTTCATCAGAGA ACGCAATTCTTATGTCACCGAGAGAGCGGCTGACTGTTATCCATCAGGAGACAGTCTGTCTGACTTTAtagatgacgatggtgatgatgatggtcataATCCCACATCAAGCTCAGATGACTCCTCACCAAAAATCAAACCTTGGAGTAAACTGCGCTCTGGAGTAGAAGATGACCAACAAGCTGTGACGTCGAGGGAAAGGCAAGAAGAAATAGGTTTTCCTTCTGAGGATAGTGATGTTCCATTGTCAAGAATTAGAAGAAGACATGGTGAAAGCAAATCAAAGCAAGTGCCTGAGAGTGATGATAGTTCTGATGGTGTTATTATGAAAAGTACACAGAAAAGAAGACTGTCAAGCTCAAGAAAATGTGTTATCACAGATTCAAGTAGTTGTGATGATCCTTATGAAGATAAACAAAgtgtcaaaagagagaaagatTTGCCAGTCAAAAAGGCACCCACTGCTAGACCAAAGTCAAGAAGAGCAAGAACTTTAGCGAGAAAGAAGGAAGACTCAAAGCAACAATTGTTTACTGAGCTCAAAGAAAAGCGAAAAATGGCAAAACTTGAGCCCAAAACACGTATAGCTCAAAAGGCAAAAGTGCAAGAAAGTCCAGAGACTTCTGAAGATGAAGAGTATAATGATACATGTGACCTGGCTTTAAGTATCTGGGGGGAGCTGGGAGATTCAGATGAATATGAGAAGGATTTTGTTGTCTCTAATGATGAGTCTGAAGATGGCATGAATTCTGAAGAAGCCTCACACTTTATTAAACTTCTAGACACATTCAGTCACAAAGGTGGCAATATTGAATCTGCAGAACAGAACAAACAGTACATAGAGAAGAGTCCTAGAAAACACAAACTGGGAAAAAGACTATCTAAATGGAATCGCATTGTGAAACAAGATGAATCAGAAAGTGAGGATGGAACATTAGCTGAGTGTACAACAGACCAGAACAAGAGTATTCCCTTGCATTTAGCTATACttgatgatgatattaatGGAGCAAAAAAGTGTCTGGAAGACTCAGCTGATAGTATTTATGAACGTGGACCAAGTAAGAGAACAGCCCTTCACTTGGTCGCTCTACAGGGCAATGCTATCATGATGAGAATTCTCCTAAGGTATGGAGCAGATCGCACTGCTCTGGACAAGTATGGATTCCCAGCTATTGCTTATGCTGCAAACGGACATCCAGACTGTCTTAAGGTACTCCTTGATCGTGTAGACTTAAAGTCaattaataaaacattaatgaAGTCTAAGAGTGGGATGAACATGCTGCATTTTGCTATTGGAGAAGATAGAAGTGGTTCTGGGTGTTCTACCAGGGGCAGATGTATGGACATGCTATTTTCACATGATAAGAAGGCTTGTGTAAAGGTACTGGAGCGTAGGGACTCCAGGGGACTGTCGCCTCTTGCCGCTGCTATTTATGCAGGACAACACCAG TGTGCTGCAATTCTTCTAAAATATGGTGCCAATCCAAACACTTTTAAGACAGCCAATGGAGGAAACATGCTTCACTTTGCTGTAGAGTGTGCTTCGTATCTTGAGGGTGGCAATGATTTCAATAACTCACTTTGCCTGAGGCAGTTGCTAAACCCTTTAAAGCTTGTTATTGATCAGCGGGACCAAGAACATG ACTTCACACCTCTGATGCAGTCATGCCTGAGTGGAAATGCGGATTGCCTTGCTGCTCTCATTGATGCCGGTGCCACTGTCATGATCACT GATAGCCACAAAACATCCGCACTCCACCTGGCTGCTATGGCAGGAAATACCAGATGTGTCCAGTTACTCCTGGATAGTGGACACCCAGTTGACTGCCTGGACAAGTATGGGTGGCCACCACTGCTATACGCAAACTTTAAGGCTCAGGAGAGTTGTGTCTTGGCTCTGATGAAACCCAAACCCGAACAGCTGTTTGTATTAGGAGACCTTCTAAAGAAGCCTAGTAATGAGGCCCAGAAGGAGAAGACATTCAAA GTTGTCAAGAATGCGCTAATCTCCCTTGCAAATCACGATGCATACTATACTGTGTTTAATGACTTCATTCGACGCAACCCGGAGATGCTCGAGGAGAACAACCACGGTTTGCTTCAGTGTACATGGAGGGCAATTCTTGACTTCGACAACAAGCGCCGCTGGTTCAGAGCTAAGATCAGAACGCTAAA GTCATCATTCTCAGCGGGTGGCAGCCGATCCTTGAGCGTGGACCGTTCGGATGTACTAGGCTCCGCTATGCAACAGCTAGCCCGTCTACAACCACACGTATTCAGACGTCCTTTTTGCGTTACCTTCCGTAATGAATCTG GTATTTGCACGGGTCCCAAGAAGGAGTTCTTTATCTGTCTATGCAAAGACGCTGTCGACCCTAAAAGGGGATTGTTCACACTAACTGACGACTCGCAGTTTAG TCCACTCCCTAATGCCTACTTTGCGAGATTCACAAAAGACGTCGGACAAAAAGGGGTTGATGCTGGAAAGGCAGGAGGAAAAGCAAACTTTACAACAGCAGATCAAGAAGGATCTACTCAGACGAACATTGGCGGAACTGTGGCAGCCGTGATAACG GAAACATCACACTCTCAAACAGCAAGCGGAATTACAGAGTGTGCGGATAATGGATGCCTTACCACTAGGGAAACAGCCTCGTGCTCTAATGAAGAGCTTCTCGTCCCTGTAGATAGAATAGATGCGATTAATGCGGATAGATCAGCCTCTATCATCCCAGGAGAAATCGGCAATAATCTGGGAGACCAAGAAGCTGATGCGGTGGTTGCTGGATCTTTCAGAGCAGATAGTGGTAGATCTTTAGATGAAGAACTAATCGATATATGTGTTGTAACGTCACTCGTCGTCGCTGGAACCAGCTCCTTGGGGAACAGACAGGCAGTTGAGCATGTTACTGAGAATTGTTCCGATTCAGAGTTGATGGCTGCAGTGATGATGGAACAAGAAGTCGATCAAGAACTTGTATCAGATTTAACACCAGCCAATAGAGACAATGAAACAATTGATAGTCAAGAAAACGACGGGGACCAAAAAACAGACAATGCTGTCACTAGGGAATCGCTGGAAGGGGTGTTTCGAAGAACTGATCAAGGAGTTTCTGGAATGGTTGATCAGGGCAACTCTGGGAGCATCGATCAACAGGGGTCGCATGCTTCAGAGACGATGTCATTGGGCGCTGACCAGGCTACTGAGGGTGGAGATTTGCCTCGGAACACAAACATCACACAATCTATTATTTCAGAGACAGAACTACACTCTTCTCTACACTCTTCCAGTGTAGCGGGAAACCCAGAAGACCAAGAAAAGACCTGGATGAAATGTGAG GAATGGAATCCAGAGACGAACGTGAGCGTGGCCCTGCGATTAAAGCTTCGACAGCTGCGACTGATCGGACGTCTTATTGGCGCTGCCATCTGTGATGATCTGCTGCTCAGCCTGCACTTATCCAAGCCATTCGTCAAACAG ATCCTTGGGATACCTTTATCTCATCCTGACGACCTAAGCTCTTTCGATCATGAGCTCCACAGCAACCAGATCACTTGGGTTCAAGAGAACAGTGTTGACGATCTCGGGTTTACATTCAGTATTGACGCCACTAACCCCTGGACCGGACGCCCTGTCACCATTGATCTGTCCGAAAATCCAGACGAAGAGTTGACGGACAGTAATAAG AGTGAGTATGTGAAGCTAGTGTCGCAGTTCAAGCTCCAGGATTCTATCGCAGCTGAAGTGAAAGAGCTTGCCGGTGGCTTGAATGAG GTTGTTCCTCAAGACTTGTTGTCGTTTTTCACCGCGGATGAGTTCTCGCTCCTTATCAATGGCGTCTCCAAGATTGATGTCCAAGACTGGAGAGCGAACACGCTG TATCGCGGTTGCAAGGAAAGTGACGAGATAATCACATGGTTGTGGAAGACGATCGCGAGCTTGAAGGAGGAAGAGAAGGCACTACTTTTGAAGTTCTCCACCGGTTCACCCTGTGTTCCTATTGGTGGATTTGCTGCCCTGCAG GGTTTAAGTGGAGCAAACAAGTTCACTGTTTCAAAAATAATGGGAGTAAACAAG attCCCGAAGCTTCTACATGTTTCAACCTACTCAAGCTCACAAACTATGAGAGTGAAAAACAGCTGAGAGAGAAGCTGCTGATAGCTATTCGCCATGGCTCAGAGGGTTTCAGTTTCGCATGa
- the LOC125568361 gene encoding steroid 17-alpha-hydroxylase/17,20 lyase-like, translating into MMYLELATLAVTLFIVYHLFFEFREGNLPPGPRPLPLIGNLNLLSNQMHLDFAALEKTYGKIFRVYLAHKPIIVLSGDAIKEALVRQPRNFAGRPLLPITEEIVDKRWGPALFAMDYGERWRIFRKLGHSTIKVYGEDRLQEVINEEVSELCKRLEESDEKPIDITKQFGTAVTNVICTKIFGNRYDINDPEFQRLYYINDKSTRLNIGEGWLKEAFPILKPFLPYSQHVKEIKELGQERFVIMRAKYDEHVETFDPNHIRDYTDALLKAKQEAEEEDKSSKEHFGEGPIIMAGLATLFLAGSETTTTTLSWAIAYLLHNPGVQARLHKEIDQVIGRDVSPKLSQRKNLPVLEAFTAETQRLSNLLPLSLPHKTASDCTLLGYEIAKGTTVFTNLWSLHHDPSIWKEPDTFNLDRFLDAEGKFQAPVGGTFLPFGAGPRVCLGEVLARSELFLFLATLLQHFEFVNPPGYPLPSLEGDMGVVLHPKPFTVCVRKRRDE; encoded by the coding sequence ATGATGTATCTCGAGCTAGCCACACTTGCAGTGACCTTATTCATCGTTTATCATCTGTTCTTCGAGTTCAGAGAAGGTAACCTCCCCCCGGGACCACGTCCTCTGCCGCTGATCGGTAATCTAAATCTACTGAGCAACCAAATGCACTTGGACTTTGCTGCACTCGAGAAAACATACGGGAAGATCTTTCGCGTGTATCTAGCACACAAGCCGATTATTGTTCTAAGTGGTGATGCTATCAAAGAAGCACTTGTTCGGCAGCCAAGAAATTTTGCAGGACGACCACTTTTGCCAATAACAGAAGAGATCGTTGATAAAAGATGGGGCCCTGCTTTATTTGCTATGGACTATGGAGAGAGATGGCGCATATTTCGTAAGCTTGGTCATTCAACCATTAAAGTCTACGGCGAAGATCGATTGCAGGAGGTGATCAATGAAGAAGTGTCCGAGCTCTGTAAGCGTCTTGAAGAGAGCGACGAGAAACCGATTGATATTACGAAACAGTTCGGCACAGCTGTCACTAACGTAATCTGCACTAAGATATTTGGCAACCGTTATGACATTAACGACCCGGAGTTTCAGAGACTTTACTACATCAACGACAAATCTACACGTTTGAACATAGGTGAGGGCTGGTTGAAAGAGGCGTTCCCTATCCTTAAGCCATTTCTTCCTTATAGTCAGCATGTAAAGGAAATAAAGGAGCTAGGCCAAGAGCGGTTTGTGATCATGAGAGCAAAGTACGATGAGCACGTCGAGACATTTGACCCAAATCACATTCGTGATTACACAGACGCGCTACTGAAAGCGAAGCAAGAAGCAGAGGAAGAAGACAAGTCGAGCAAAGAACACTTCGGGGAAGGCCCCATCATCATGGCCGGCCTTGCTACGTTATTCCTCGCGGGCTCTGAGACCACAACCACTACCCTCAGCTGGGCAATCGCCTACCTCCTTCACAACCCTGGCGTCCAGGCACGCCTGCACAAGGAAATTGACCAGGTAATCGGTAGAGATGTATCCCCAAAGTTATCCCAGAGGAAGAATCTCCCGGTACTCGAGGCATTTACCGCAGAAACACAGCGCCTGTCGAATCTACTCCCGCTCTCGTTACCGCACAAGACCGCTTCTGACTGTACCCTCCTGGGGTATGAAATCGCTAAAGGCACCACTGTGTTCACAAATCTCTGGTCGCTTCACCACGACCCCAGTATCTGGAAAGAACCAGACACCTTCAACCTGGACCGCTTCCTGGACGCCGAAGGAAAATTCCAGGCACCTGTTGGAGGTACCTTCCTGCCGTTTGGTGCCGGCCCGAGGGTGTGTCTAGGAGAGGTCTTGGCTCGCTCTGAGCTCTTCCTCTTCCTGGCCACACTTCTGCAGCACTTTGAGTTTGTAAACCCGCCTGGTTATCCTTTGCCCTCCCTAGAGGGGGACATGGGTGTTGTTTTACACCCCAAACCGTTTACTGTTTGTGTTCGCAAGCGGCGTGATGAGTAG
- the LOC5511958 gene encoding probable RNA-binding protein EIF1AD, whose product MSKATKRKHVAKEVMDEYVVPEGNQQIVKITAGRGNNLHEVQTTEEKNYLVSMPSKFRKNVWIKRGDFVIVEPIEEGNKVCAEIVHILYPKQIKYLKQENIWPEAFADTKKTAHQAADNSQCSVQKSNHEQYDDNDFDDGDDNGLFVNTNHPPALDDSDESDSSLDEQENSM is encoded by the exons ATGTCTAAAGCCACGAAACGAAAACACGTGGCGAAAGAAGTAATGGATGAGTATGTGGTACCCGAGGGAAATCAGCAGATCGTTAAG ATCACTGCTGGACGGGGCAACAATCTGCATGAAGTTCAAACAACAGAAGAAAAGAATTATCTGGTCAGCATGCCCTCCAAGTTCAGGAAAAATGTTTGGATCAAAAGAG GTGATTTTGTGATTGTGGAGCCAATAGAAGAAGGAAATAAAGTTTGTGCAGAGATTGTCCACATCTTGTATCCCAAGCAAATCAAGTATCTGAAGCAAGAAAACATCTG GCCTGAGGCTTTTGCCGATACGAAAAAAACAGCTCATCAGGCAGCAGATAATTCTCAATG TTCTGTTCAGAAGAGCAATCATGAACAGTATGACGACAATGActttgatgatggtgatgacaacgGCTTGTTTGTGAACACCAACCACCCCCCTGCTCTGGACGACAGTGATGAGTCAGATAGCTCTTTAGACGAGCAAGAAAACAGCATGTAA
- the LOC5511991 gene encoding heat shock 70 kDa protein 13 — MSSSFGILLGGLFGLVVAGYIAQSRLPPPKPKIIGIDLGTTYSCVGAYQAISGRIDIFSDENDDKVVPSLVAFTDKGVLVGEKALSQAEINPKNTIYDAKRFIGKTFTKQELLEIGKLYQFRVTTDKRGNAGFLVGKKGNFTVITPEEIGGYVIKKLRTMAERNLTTTVTKAVMSVPAEFDIKQRNATVKAASLAGITVLRVINEPTAAALAYGLHKKEGVANVMVVDLGGGTLDVSLLNIQGGMFVTMAMAGNNRLGGQDFNARFMQYLLQLIHKRFNRQLTCSEDIQRLRQEVEAAKINLTRTNEVTIKLMLPSLSEGKKIVKFKETISRKMFETINEDLFKKVLQPIRRVLAEVELPKEEVDEVVLVGGSTRVPKIRQLIQEFFDGKPPNVAIDPELAVATGVSIQAGIIGGMWPLQVSAIEINNQVKKIQVNE, encoded by the coding sequence ATGAGTTCTTCGTTTGGAATTCTACTCGGTGGTTTATTTGGGCTAGTTGTTGCTGGATATATCGCACAAAGTCGTCTTCCTCCACCAAAGCCGAAAATAATCGGCATTGATCTTGGGACTACGTACTCTTGTGTTGGGGCATATCAAGCTATTTCAGGTCGAATAGATATCTTCTCCGACGAAAATGATGACAAAGTTGTACCAAGTTTAGTTGCATTTACAGATAAAGGGGTCTTAGTTGGTGAAAAGGCCCTTTCTCAGGCTGAAATCAACCCAAAGAACACTATCTACGATGCAAAGCGATTCATTGGAAAGACGTTCACAAAACAGGAATTGTTAGAAATTGGAAAACTTTACCAGTTTAGAGTCACCACAGATAAACGTGGAAATGCTGGTTTTTTAGTTGGCAAAAAAGGGAATTTTACCGTCATAACACCAGAAGAAATTGGTGGATATGTTATCAAGAAACTAAGGACAATGGCTGAGAGAAATCTAACAACCACAGTCACCAAAGCAGTTATGTCTGTTCCTGCTGAATTTGATATAAAGCAAAGAAATGCCACAGTAAAAGCAGCTTCCCTTGCTGGGATAACTGTGTTACGGGTCATCAACGAACCTACGGCAGCGGCGCTAGCTTATGGACTCCACAAAAAGGAAGGCGTGGCTAATGTGATGGTTGTCGACTTGGGAGGCGGTACATTGGATGTATCATTACTTAATATCCAGGGTGGCATGTTTGTTACCATGGCAATGGCAGGCAATAATCGACTTGGTGGCCAAGATTTTAATGCTAGATTTATGCAATACTTACTTCAATTAATACATAAAAGATTCAATCGTCAATTGACTTGCTCCGAAGATATTCAGAGGCTCCGACAAGAGGTGGAGGCAGCAAAGATTAACTTGACAAGGACAAATGAAGTTACTATTAAACTCATGTTGCCCTCTTTAAGTGAAGGGAAGAAAATTGTCAAGTTTAAAGAAACTATTTCTCGGAAAATGTTTGAGACCATAAATGAagatttatttaaaaaggtTCTCCAGCCAATAAGGAGAGTATTGGCGGAGGTTGAACTCCCTAAAGAAGAAGTTGATGAAGTGGTGCTTGTTGGTGGGTCTACAAGAGTTCCAAAAATCAGGCAGTTGATTCAGGAGTTTTTTGATGGAAAACCACCAAATGTAGCAATAGATCCTGAACTAGCTGTTGCCACTGGTGTTTCGATCCAGGCTGGTATTATTGGTGGCATGTGGCCCCTTCAAGTATCTGCAATAGAGATTAATAATCAGGTTAAAAAGATCCAAGTCAATGAATAG
- the LOC5511957 gene encoding cytochrome P450 2U1: MYLELATLAVTLFIVYHLFFEFREGNLPPGPRPLPLIGNLNLLSNQMHLDFAALEKTYGKIFRVYLAHKPIIVLSGDAIKEALVRQPRNFAGRPLLPITEEVVDKKRGKSLFAMDYGERWRIFRKLGHSTIKVYGEDRLQEVINEEVSELCKRLEESDEKPIDITKQFGTAVTNVICTKIFGNRYDINDPEFQRLYYINDKSTRLNIGEGWLKEAFPFLKPFLPYSQQVKEIKELDQERFVIMKAKYDEHVQTFDPNHIRDYTDALLKAKQEAEEEDKSSKEHFGEGPIIMAGLVTLFLAGSETTTTTLSWAIAYLLHNPGVQARLHKEIDQVIGKDVSPKLSQRTNIPVLEAFTAETQRLSNLVPLSLPHKTTSDCTLLGYEIAKGTTVFTNLWSLHHDPSIWKEPDTFNLDRFLDAKGKFQAPVGGTFLPFGAGPRVCLGEVLARSELFLFLATLLQHFEFVNPLGCPLPSLEGDMGVVLHPKPFTVCVRKRRDQ; this comes from the coding sequence ATGTATCTCGAGCTAGCCACACTTGCAGTGACCTTATTCATCGTTTATCATCTGTTCTTCGAGTTCAGAGAAGGTAACCTCCCCCCGGGACCACGTCCACTGCCGCTGATCGGTAATCTAAATCTACTGAGCAACCAAATGCACTTGGACTTTGCTGCACTCGAGAAAACATACGGGAAGATCTTTCGCGTGTATCTAGCACACAAGCCGATTATTGTTCTAAGTGGTGATGCTATCAAAGAAGCACTTGTTCGGCAGCCGAGGAACTTTGCAGGACGACCACTTTTGCCAATAACAGAAGAGGTGGTTGATAAAAAAAGGGGCAAAAGTTTATTTGCTATGGACTATGGAGAGAGATGGCGCATATTTCGTAAGCTTGGTCATTCAACCATTAAAGTCTACGGCGAAGATCGATTGCAGGAGGTGATCAATGAAGAAGTGTCCGAGCTCTGTAAGCGTCTTGAAGAGAGCGACGAGAAACCGATTGATATTACGAAACAGTTCGGCACAGCTGTCACTAACGTAATCTGCACTAAGATATTTGGCAACCGTTATGACATTAACGACCCGGAGTTTCAGAGACTTTACTACATCAACGACAAATCTACACGTTTGAACATAGGTGAGGGATGGTTGAAAGAGGCGTTTCCTTTCCTTAAGCCATTTCTTCCTTATAGTCAGCAAGTAAAGGAAATAAAGGAGCTAGACCAAGAGCGGTTTGTGATCATGAAAGCAAAGTACGATGAGCACGTCCAGACATTTGACCCAAATCACATTCGTGATTACACAGACGCGCTACTGAAAGCGAAGCAAGAAGCAGAGGAAGAAGACAAGTCGAGCAAAGAACACTTCGGGGAAGGCCCCATCATCATGGCAGGCCTTGTTACGTTATTCCTCGCGGGCTCTGAGACCACAACCACTACCCTCAGCTGGGCAATCGCCTACCTCCTTCACAACCCTGGCGTCCAGGCACGCCTGCACAAGGAAATTGACCAGGTAATCGGTAAAGATGTATCCCCAAAGCTATCCCAGAGGACGAATATCCCGGTACTCGAGGCATTCACCGCAGAGACGCAGCGCCTGTCGAATCTGGTCCCACTCTCGTTACCGCACAAGACCACTTCTGACTGTACCCTCCTGGGGTATGAAATCGCTAAAGGCACCACTGTGTTCACAAATCTCTGGTCGCTTCACCACGACCCCAGTATCTGGAAGGAACCAGACACGTTCAACCTGGACCGCTTCCTGGACGCCAAAGGAAAATTCCAGGCACCTGTTGGAGGTACCTTCCTGCCGTTTGGTGCCGGCCCGAGGGTGTGTCTAGGAGAGGTCTTGGCTCGCTCTGAGCTCTTCCTCTTCCTGGCCACACTTCTGCAGCACTTTGAGTTCGTAAACCCGCTTGGTTGTCCTTTGCCCTCCCTAGAGGGGGACATGGGTGTTGTTTTACACCCCAAACCGTTTACTGTTTGCGTCCGTAAGCGTCGTGATCAGTAG